The Halomonas binhaiensis nucleotide sequence CGTGTTCCGTGTCGATATGCGCCTGCGCCCGCTGGGCGATGGAGGTCCCTTGGTTGGCAGCTTCGCTTCCCTGGCGAGCTATTACCAGGACCAGGGGCGTGAGTGGGAGCGCTATGCCATGCTCAAGGCGCGCCCTATCGCGGGTGATATCGATGCTGGTTACGAACTGTTGTCCAGCCTGCGTCCTTTCGTCTATCGCAAGTACCTGGATTTCGGTGCTATTGAATCCCTGCGTGAGCTCAAGGCGATGATCAATCGTGAGGTCAAGCGCAAGGGCATGGAAAGCAATATCAAGCTTGGCTCCGGCGGGATTCGCGAGGTGGAGTTCGTGGTCCAGGTCTTTCAACTGATTCGCGGGGGCTGTGATACCGAGCTTCAAGTGACCTCGTTGAAGACAGCGCTGCAGCGTCTGGCCGAGCTAGGCCTCCTCCCCCAGGAGGTAGTCGACGAGTTGATGCCTGATTACGTTTTTCTGCGGGACCTGGAACATGCGATCCAGGCTCTGGAAGATCGGCAGACCCAAGCGCTGCCTACGGGGCATCTGGATCAAGAGCGGGTTGCCTTTGCCCTGGGCATGAATGGTTGGGATGAGTTGCTGGTGTGCCTGAAGGCTGTGCGAGATAGAGTGAGACGCCACTTTGATGCGGTCATCAGCCAGCCTGAAGATGATATCGAAGAGGAAGAAGAAAACTCTGAACGCGAGGTGTGGAGTCAACTGTGGCGTGGTGAGCCCGAAGATGAAGAAGCTTTGCTGCTGCTTGCTGATGGGGGCTTCGAAGACCCGGATATGGCCTTGAAGAGGATCAGAGGGTTATCCGGTTCACGCCAGGTCCAGGCCATGCAGCGAGTGGCTTATGAGCGCCTGGATGCCTTGATGCCCATGTTGATAGAGGCCGTAGTCGCAAGCGAGATGCCAGATACAGCTCTGGAAAGAGTGTTGCCACTTATCGAAGCTGTGCTTAGACGTACGGCGTACCTTGCTTTGTTGCGGGAAAACCCCGATGCACTGGGACACTTGATGCGTCTGTGCAGTGCCAGCCCATGGATTGCAGAGCAGATCGCACGTTATCCCGTATTGCTCGATGAGCTGTTGACTCCAGATACTCTCTATACGCCGGCAGACAAGGAGCGCTTGGCTGACGAGCTACGCCAGATTCTGGCACGCATCCCTGAGGAAGATGAGGAAAGTCAGCTCGAGGCATTGCGAGTGTTCAAGCATGCCCAGGTATTGCACGTGGCTGCGTCGGATATTGCAGGAACCCGTCATCTGATGAAAGTAAGTGACTTTCTTACCTATATTGCCGAGGTCGTGCTGGATGCTGTGCTGGCCATGGCCTGGCGAACACTGACACGCAAGCATGGCTTTCCGATAGGGCACGATGGCGAACGTGCAGGTGAGGTTCCTGAGTTTCTGATCGTTGGCTATGGGAAACTTGGAGGCATAGAGTTGGGTTATGGCTCGGATCTTGACCTGGTGTTTCTGCATGATGGTGCACTCCAGGGCGAAACAGATGGTTCCAGGCCGATTGACAACAGTGTGTTCTTCACTCGCCTGGGGCAGAGGATCATTCACCTGCTTTCTGCGGTGACGCCAGCTGGCTCCCTGTATGAGGTTGACATGCGTTTGAGGCCTTCGGGGAATTCAGGGTTGTTGGTCAGCCCGATGACGGCTTTTGCTGAGTATCAGCGCGAGCAGGCTTGGACTTGGGAGCATCAGGCATTGGTACGGGCGAGAGTGGTGTCAGGGCATGAGCGTCTGGCACAGCACTTTGAGTCCATTCGCAGGGAAACCCTGGGGCGTCAGCGTGACCGCGATGAACTACGCGAGGAAGTGGTGCAGATGCGCCACAAGATGCGCGATCACCTAGGTTCAAAAGGTACGGGTTCAAAAGGTACGGGTTCAAAAAGTACAAACTCCCAAAGCATAGGAGGGAATGTTGGCGGTGAGGACGCTACCTTTGATCTGAAGCATGATGCAGGTGGGATGGTTGATATTGAGTTCATGTGTCAGTACGCGGTATTGGCATTGTCTCATTACACTCCAGAGCTATTGCGCTATAGCGATAACATGAGAATCCTCGAGACCCTCGAAGAAACCGGTTATCTACAGCAGAAAGAGGCCGTAGCGTTGCGGCAGGCGTATCTGGAAGCGCGTGCGGCCAACCACCGTATGGCGCTGACTCGGCAACCTGCTAGAGGCAATGTTGAGGCCTTTCGACATCACCGGGAGGCAGTAATGGCTATTTGGCATAAGTGGCTGGAACCCGGTATTGAGTCATCGAATTAAACATATATGTAGATTACCTTAAAAATAATAATGCATTAGCCACTAGCATGAATTGAATAGGCCCTTATCCCTCAATAGGAGTAGGGCTTTCTTATTGTAAAAATGGCATGGTTCAAGTGATGAGAATGGATTATGCTGCATCGCAAAGTGGCCGGCTAATGAAGCATATAAAGCGAATCAAATAAGATTATTGTGATCGTCAACGAAACGGTACACAATAATCTTCCGGCCTTGGATCTCATAGAAGGCAGGTACTCAAAATGTTAGACAAGCCCGGAGCGAGAGTGGTCGTGGTGGATGACCATCCCATGATTCGCCTTGCCGTTTCATTTTCTCTTGATAATCATGGAATTAAAGTCGTTGGTGAGTCGGATAATGGTGCAGACGCCATCCAGCTGATCAAGGTGCAGAAGCCAGATCTTGCCATACTCGACATCGGTATTCATGGCCTAGATGGACTAGCTGTAATCAGAAGAATTCAAGCTTTGGATAACCCCTCTAGAGTGCTGGTCTTGACTTCCTACCCACCCGAGATTTATGCCATGAGGTCTTATCTAGCTGGTGCGTCAGGGTTTGTCAGTAAAGATAAGGATATGTCAATTCTAGTTAGTGGAGTAAAAACAATTATAGGAGGATATACATTTTTCCCTAGTCTATCTTCTGACCCTTCAGATGCTCCATGCAATAGTGAGTGTGATCTTATAAAGTTATTATCTAACCGCGAGCTCATGGTGTTCAATAAACTACTCAAAGGAATGAGTAATAAAGAGATTTCCCAATCCATGCTCCTGAGCAATAAGACTATTAGCACTTATAAAGTGCGTATTTTTGATAAATTGGGAGTCAGCAATATGATTGAACTCTATGATTTGGCTCGGCGCTTAGATGTGTTAGATGGTTTGTGAGAGATGAGTTCAATGCCTTGGAATATTTGGAGAGTTTTGCTGTTTCTGGTCTTTGGTCTATTGACTGATATGAACAGCTTTGCCAAGGATGGGGAGACTCAGGATCTTCCATATGTGCAGGCCCAGAAAGTTCAGGTTCTGGATAGACCTAGTGTGATTCATGCACCTGTAGGTTTATCGTTAGATGAGCAACAGTGGCTGGCGACAAAAGGCTCCCTGAAAATAGGGATAGCAGAACCATTTATTATTCCTTATGAAGTTTTCTTTGGTGAGGGTCAGTACGAAGGCATTAGTGCCGACGTCCTTTGGGTTCTCGGAAAAGTTACTGGAAAGGATGTTGAAGTATATAAGTTCCCATCATTACAGGCTGCAAGTGAAGCCATGAAGAAAGGAGACATTGATGGAATTATTAATGTCAGAGAAGGAGATGTGGGGTCTGATGGAATCTGGTACAGCCAAGCATATATAAATCCTCAAATAGCGTTGGTTCGTGCCAATGGGGATCTTGGTGAGAAACAAAGCCGGACAGAAATTGATTATGTCTATGATGCCTGGAATAGGCGTGCTGTAGATAATACTACTATATCGCCAAAAATATCCGGGCGAGCTGTCGAGATGAAGGCTTCGCCCCTAGAGGCTATTTCAGAAGTAGTATTTGGAAAAGCTCACGTTGCTGTCACAGACAATATTAGCGCACAGTTTTTGATTAGTCAGGCATATTCTAATGATGTTTATGTCAGCAGCCTATCAGATTATCCTTATGGCGGCATACGTTTTGCTCTATCTGTAGATAGCAGTGAGTTTCAAGCGATTATTAATAAAGTGTCTGAAGAAGTTGTAGCGAATCAAGCAGAATCAATTCTTGGACGATGGGATGGTGGTGGGGTTATGGCGAGAAATAATCTCGAGCTTACCCCTGGGCAGCAGACATGGATTAACGATAACCCACTCGTGAAAGTGGGTGTCAACTATGACTTCCCCCCATACTCATACTACAATCGTGAAGGAAAGTACTCTGGGGTTACACAAGATATATTGAACCTGCTTTCAGTAATGACGGGGTTGAACTTTCAGACAGTTCCCTTTACCACTGTAAGGGCTGCCCAGTTAGCTCTGGATAGTGGAGAAGTCGATATATTGGCGGATTTCTCTCCTAATAAGGAGCGCCGAAGGACACTATTATTCAGTCACCCATACTTGCTGAGCCCATATGCCGTAGTTGGGCATAAGAATGACAATGAGCTGATTACACAAAAACTATTGAGTGAGTCGATGCTGGCAGTACTGAAGGATAGTGCTATGCTGCCAGGCTTTATGGAAAAATATACCAATGCGAAACTATTGTATAAAAATGATGTCCGCTCTAGCTTCCAGGCAGTAGAAAACGGAAATGCTCGTTACGCAATTCAACCACTGCTGGTATCACGTTATTTTATAGAGCGGATGAAAGGAACACACCTTGAAGTTAAGGATATTCTCGGAGGTGATGTATATAAGGCATCTTTCTCAGCAACTTCCAGTAATGCACAGCTACAGGAAATAGTTGAAAAAGCACTGAGTTCTATAGAGCCAAATGAATTGAGTGTGATAGAAAATCGCTGGAGGACCAATCCAGTCCTTAAAACTTCTGGGTGGCAGGATTATCGTACTGCTGTAATTATATCTATTTTCATCTTCAGTGTCGTGATTGCGTTATCTTTCGCCTGGAATTTTCTTCTTCGTCGACAAGTCAATAGAAGGAAGCAAGCTGAGGCTGGGTTGAAAGATCAAATCGAATTCATGGAGGCAATGATAGAGGGAACTCCACATCCAATTTATATCAGAGATGATAAAGGAGGAATGGTACGCCATAATAGTAGCTATCAGGAGTTTGTGAAAGGTAATGTCCAGGAAATCCTTTACAAGGATGATATATCTATTTACTCCTTGGATGATATGTCTTCCAAAGAAATATATGATGACTACTGGCATGCAATAAAGTATGACAAAAAGATAATAAAAGATAGAAAGATCGTGCTGGATGGAGAAGAGCTAACTGTTTATCACTGGGTTATCCCATACAAGAGCCATTCAGGACAAGTTTGCGGAGTTATCGGAGGATGGGTTGATGTCAGTGATCGAGAAAAGCTAGTTCGAGACTTGAAAGAGGCAAAACAGTCTGCTGAGAGGGCCAATAGTTACAAGAGTACTTTTCTGGCTACTATCAGCCATGAAATACGTACTCCCTTGAGTGCGATGATTGGTATGTTGGAATTGGCTGTGAAGCAATCTCATGAGAGGCAAATTGATACACAATTGATTACCACCGCCTATGACTCTTCTAAAGATTTGCTTAGCCTAATAGGAGATGTCCTTGATATCTCCAAGATAGAAGCGGGATACTTTGAGCTTCATCCTGATCGCTATAACCCGGTTGATATATGTAAGAGTGTAATAAATACCTTTGCTCCTCTTGCAGAGAAAAAAGGTCTGGTTCTTAGCTTGAATGCACCGGGTGATATTCACCAAGAAGTATATGTTGATGGTCAGAGGCTAAGGCAAATTATTTCCAATCTTGTTAGCAATGCAATCAAGTTTACTGAGTCAGGCCAGGTTGGTGTGTCACTAACGCTCACCCCAAGAACTGACAAGTACCTGGATGCCAGAATCATTGTTCATGATACAGGATGTGGCATTGCACCCGAAGATATCGAACGTCTTTTTGCTCCTTTTACTCAGCTTAAGCCTACGGTTCAAGGTACTGGGCTCGGACTCGTTATCTGTCGCCAGCTAGCACAAATGATGGGGGGAAGTGTAGAAATAGAAAGTCAGCTTGGTAAGGGAACAACAACGGCTGTATCTCTTGTTCTTCCTCCTCTGTCACCCTCGACACATATATTTTCTTCTATAGATATGGAAGAGGAAACTCTTTCCAAAATGCGTGTGATGGTAGTAGATGACCACGAACCTAATCGTATGCTGATATCTCGCCAGTTGGAAATGTTGGGGCAGCAAGCGTGTGAAGTAAGTGATGGAGAGTCTGCCTTTGGTTTGTGGAAGAAAGACCGGTTTGACCTTGTCTTGACGGATTGTAATATGCCAGGAATTTCTGGTTATGACCTGGCAAAAGCAATCCGAAAAGAAGAAGGAGTCGGGACTCACGATTTCTCGACATATATATATGCCATTACTGCTAACGCAACTGCAGATGAAAACAATAGATGCGTTGATGCAGGAATGGATGGCTGCGTATTTAAACCATTATCTCTAGAAGACTTGAGAAGCTTGTTGCTTTCTGTCCAGGCAAGAAAAAAGGTGAATTGCAGACTGAAGGATATTGGTGATGATGTCGATATATGTCGAATGTGTAAATCAATTGGTGTCGATCCGGATACTGCCAGGGAATTGCTAAGTGAGCTTTATCGTGCAAATGCCAAAGATATGGAGGCGCTTTCCCTAGCGATAAGAGATTCAGATGAAGTTGCTCAACTTGAGCTTGTTCATCGAATGAAAGGGGCGATTAGAATGGTTGGTGGTGGAAGAATTGTTGCTATGTGTGAGCGCATCGAACGTCTTTTTGATAGTCATGAGTCAAGAAGTAAGCGTAACAGCCTTATACAGGAGCTTGTCGAGATGTTGAATGAGTTTCAGGCATCAATTTATCCACATGCATCAAAGTAGAAGGGTGTGAATGATTGGGAATTTTCTGTCAATTCAATAGGATGATTCCTACTTTAAAAACAATATATATGAGAGAACATGATGCCTATGTCTGCTTTCGGAGAGTACCGATTGTGGATTCATTAATAGATGGGATGGTGACTCAACAGCCATGAAAAAGACTTTATTTTGTTTCTTCTCTGCGTTGTCGCTGTCCTCATCTATCTGCATATATGCTTATGCTGTTGAGCCTTCAAGCGAACAGCCTGTTGCCATGCCTGTCATGGGACTCCAGGAGATTGTCCTGCGGGCTTTTGAGACAGATCCTATGGTAGTGACAGCTGCAGCAGATCTGGGCATTAGTGCTGGTGCAGTAGATGAGGCGAGAAGTGCATGGAAGCCTCAGATCGGGTTTCAAGCAGGTGCTGGTGGATCTGCAGATGACGATAGTGATTTTGACCAGACCCGCACATACGGATTTACCTTGTCGCAATTAGTGTATGACTTCGGTCGGACAGATAGCACCATTGATCAGAAGTTAGCATTGTCACATGGTAAGCAATATGGGCTGCAAATGGCCGTAAACAGTGTTGCAGCCAAGGCCATTCAGGCATATCTCAATGTCAAGCGTTATGAAGAGTT carries:
- the glnE gene encoding bifunctional [glutamate--ammonia ligase]-adenylyl-L-tyrosine phosphorylase/[glutamate--ammonia-ligase] adenylyltransferase, whose product is MDLSMDFLPRENIPAPLSGALDKAWGQLLSSIEQSDNLAAMRGVEIPSEVYLALEPHRRIQLAKVLTVSRFAGATLVRHPEWLASLDSSGELDTALAPQALKELLDEGLEAAEDEAAMHAVVRRYRRARMLGIVWRDLTRPPGVDAWNTSAAVSRLAEVCVEGVLNWLERHFEPRWGLPAPRRDGSEQRLVVLGMGKLGAGELNLSSDIDLIFAYPEKGETTGGRKALDHVEYFTKLGQKLIAALDAVTSEGFVFRVDMRLRPLGDGGPLVGSFASLASYYQDQGREWERYAMLKARPIAGDIDAGYELLSSLRPFVYRKYLDFGAIESLRELKAMINREVKRKGMESNIKLGSGGIREVEFVVQVFQLIRGGCDTELQVTSLKTALQRLAELGLLPQEVVDELMPDYVFLRDLEHAIQALEDRQTQALPTGHLDQERVAFALGMNGWDELLVCLKAVRDRVRRHFDAVISQPEDDIEEEEENSEREVWSQLWRGEPEDEEALLLLADGGFEDPDMALKRIRGLSGSRQVQAMQRVAYERLDALMPMLIEAVVASEMPDTALERVLPLIEAVLRRTAYLALLRENPDALGHLMRLCSASPWIAEQIARYPVLLDELLTPDTLYTPADKERLADELRQILARIPEEDEESQLEALRVFKHAQVLHVAASDIAGTRHLMKVSDFLTYIAEVVLDAVLAMAWRTLTRKHGFPIGHDGERAGEVPEFLIVGYGKLGGIELGYGSDLDLVFLHDGALQGETDGSRPIDNSVFFTRLGQRIIHLLSAVTPAGSLYEVDMRLRPSGNSGLLVSPMTAFAEYQREQAWTWEHQALVRARVVSGHERLAQHFESIRRETLGRQRDRDELREEVVQMRHKMRDHLGSKGTGSKGTGSKSTNSQSIGGNVGGEDATFDLKHDAGGMVDIEFMCQYAVLALSHYTPELLRYSDNMRILETLEETGYLQQKEAVALRQAYLEARAANHRMALTRQPARGNVEAFRHHREAVMAIWHKWLEPGIESSN
- a CDS encoding response regulator transcription factor, with amino-acid sequence MLDKPGARVVVVDDHPMIRLAVSFSLDNHGIKVVGESDNGADAIQLIKVQKPDLAILDIGIHGLDGLAVIRRIQALDNPSRVLVLTSYPPEIYAMRSYLAGASGFVSKDKDMSILVSGVKTIIGGYTFFPSLSSDPSDAPCNSECDLIKLLSNRELMVFNKLLKGMSNKEISQSMLLSNKTISTYKVRIFDKLGVSNMIELYDLARRLDVLDGL
- a CDS encoding ATP-binding protein — encoded protein: MPWNIWRVLLFLVFGLLTDMNSFAKDGETQDLPYVQAQKVQVLDRPSVIHAPVGLSLDEQQWLATKGSLKIGIAEPFIIPYEVFFGEGQYEGISADVLWVLGKVTGKDVEVYKFPSLQAASEAMKKGDIDGIINVREGDVGSDGIWYSQAYINPQIALVRANGDLGEKQSRTEIDYVYDAWNRRAVDNTTISPKISGRAVEMKASPLEAISEVVFGKAHVAVTDNISAQFLISQAYSNDVYVSSLSDYPYGGIRFALSVDSSEFQAIINKVSEEVVANQAESILGRWDGGGVMARNNLELTPGQQTWINDNPLVKVGVNYDFPPYSYYNREGKYSGVTQDILNLLSVMTGLNFQTVPFTTVRAAQLALDSGEVDILADFSPNKERRRTLLFSHPYLLSPYAVVGHKNDNELITQKLLSESMLAVLKDSAMLPGFMEKYTNAKLLYKNDVRSSFQAVENGNARYAIQPLLVSRYFIERMKGTHLEVKDILGGDVYKASFSATSSNAQLQEIVEKALSSIEPNELSVIENRWRTNPVLKTSGWQDYRTAVIISIFIFSVVIALSFAWNFLLRRQVNRRKQAEAGLKDQIEFMEAMIEGTPHPIYIRDDKGGMVRHNSSYQEFVKGNVQEILYKDDISIYSLDDMSSKEIYDDYWHAIKYDKKIIKDRKIVLDGEELTVYHWVIPYKSHSGQVCGVIGGWVDVSDREKLVRDLKEAKQSAERANSYKSTFLATISHEIRTPLSAMIGMLELAVKQSHERQIDTQLITTAYDSSKDLLSLIGDVLDISKIEAGYFELHPDRYNPVDICKSVINTFAPLAEKKGLVLSLNAPGDIHQEVYVDGQRLRQIISNLVSNAIKFTESGQVGVSLTLTPRTDKYLDARIIVHDTGCGIAPEDIERLFAPFTQLKPTVQGTGLGLVICRQLAQMMGGSVEIESQLGKGTTTAVSLVLPPLSPSTHIFSSIDMEEETLSKMRVMVVDDHEPNRMLISRQLEMLGQQACEVSDGESAFGLWKKDRFDLVLTDCNMPGISGYDLAKAIRKEEGVGTHDFSTYIYAITANATADENNRCVDAGMDGCVFKPLSLEDLRSLLLSVQARKKVNCRLKDIGDDVDICRMCKSIGVDPDTARELLSELYRANAKDMEALSLAIRDSDEVAQLELVHRMKGAIRMVGGGRIVAMCERIERLFDSHESRSKRNSLIQELVEMLNEFQASIYPHASK